Proteins from a genomic interval of Triplophysa dalaica isolate WHDGS20190420 chromosome 13, ASM1584641v1, whole genome shotgun sequence:
- the fig4a gene encoding polyphosphoinositide phosphatase, with translation MPLTAAVISGVQNLVLYETRARYFLVGSNNAQTKHRVLKIDRTEPRDLVIIDDKHVYSQNEVRELLGRLDLGNRTKMGQKGSSGLSRAVSAYGIVGFVRFLEGYYIVLITKRRKMADIGGHSIYKIEDTNIIYIPNDSVRITHPDEARYVRIFQNVDLSSNFYFSYSYDLSHSLQYNLTVLQTSREPSDTEELNTSRCQESFDIFEEEGLPTQVVHGVRNEPYSKYVWNVRLLEKVKDIVHPDWLLYIIHGFCGQSKLLIYGRPAHVTLIARRSSRFAGTRFLKRGANCEGDVANEVETEQIIHDSSITSFTSGRFSSCVQVRGSVPLHWSQDISTMMPKPPIRLDQADPYSHVAGLHFDQMLQRFGSPVIILNLVKKREKRRHEKILSDELYPTITNLNQFLPPEHSIEYIAWDMARYTKSKLCNVLDRLSMIAENVVKRTGFFVNRPDFYCHTLRPDERWGDLGGIVTANGRLQTGVLRTNCVDCLDRTNTAQFMVGKCALAYQLYALGLIDRPKLQFDTDCVRLFEELYEDHGDTLSLQYGGSQLVHRVKTYRKIAPWTQHSKDIMQTLSRYYSNAFSDADRQDSINLFLQVFQPSESKPHLWELPTDFYLHHSDTMILPQHRHSYTHWWSADVLMFLPLPSDEGQNEENSKKVSVRRVNRFDESIDIYSEFFSPYELTSLDDMFSITMTNSAREFMPKTVGLDPSPFTVRKPDESAKSVLGNKSSKEETVLQRKTAASAPPPPSEEQISSSSEDESEEDREDDNTTSQRSTPIRLSDPSDSVRTHEDPPQRLTPVRETYGLNLSAFPPDDDVIVYRRFAHLGQNQHKVERHQDSKKSERIINLVPVSSFSSASVYEVSAPDVDARSRDVFQSHVEMGRGWVRTLCQEDVLMYREYIRNRYM, from the exons ATGCCTCTGACAGCGGCTGTGATCAGCGGTGTTCAGAACCTCGTGCTCTATGAGACCAGAGCT AGGTATTTTCTGGTGGGCAGTAATAACGCACAAACCAAACATCGTGTCCTGAAGATCGACCGCACTGAACCACGAGATCTGGTGATTATTGATGATAAG caTGTTTACAGTCAGAATGAAGTACGTGAGCTGTTGGGCCGCTTGGATTTGGGCAACCGTACTAAGATGGGTCAGAAGGGCTCCTCCGGCCTATCCAGAGCCGTGTCGGCCTACGGCATTGTGG gttTTGTGCGTTTTCTGGAGGGTTACTACATCGTGCTGATCACAAAACGCCGTAAAATGGCCGATATCGGTGGTCACTCTATATATAAGATTGAGGACACTAATATAATCTACATTCCCAATGATTCGGTCAGAATTACACACCCTGATGAAGCCcg ATATGTAAGAATATTCCAGAATGTGGATCTGTCCAGTAACTTCTACTTTAG CTACAGTTACGACCTGAGTCATTCACTGCAGTATAACCTGACGGTTCTTCAGACGTCCCGTGAGCCGAGCGACACAGAAGAGCTCAACACCAGCCGCTGTCAGGAGAGTTTTGACATCTTTGAAGAAGAGGGACTGCCCACTCAAG ttgtgcaCGGCGTGAGGAATGAACCCTATTCGAAATATGTGTGGAATGTTCGTCTGCTGGAGAAAGTGAAAGATATCGTGCATCCTGATTGGCTGCTGTACATCATCCACGGTTTCTGCGGCCAATCCA AGTTATTGATCTACGGGCGTCCGGCGCATGTGACACTGATCGCCCGGCGCTCCAGCCGCTTCGCAGGGACTCGTTTTCTGAAGAGAGGAGCAAACTGTGAG GGCGATGTGGCGAACGAGGTTGAAACGGAGCAGATTATCCACGATTCCTCCATCACGTCCTTCACGTCAGGTCGTTTCTCGTCTTGTGTTCAGGTGCGAGGGTCTGTTCCTCTCCACTGGTCTCAGGACATCTCCACCATGATGCCCAAACCTCCCATACGCT tggaTCAGGCTGACCCGTACTCTCATGTGGCCGGTCTTCACTTTGATCAGATGCTTCAGAGGTTTGGATCACCCGTCATTATTCTCAACCTGGTGAAG AAACGAGAGAAGAGAAGACATGAGAAGATCTTGAGCGATGAGCTTTATCCCACTATCACAAACCTAAATCAGTTTCTTCCTCCGGAGCACAGCATCGAGTACATTGCCTGGGACATGGCCCGCTACAcaaagag TAAactgtgtaatgttttggaTCGGTTGAGTATGATCGCAGAGAATGTGGTGAAGCGGACGGGTTTCTTTGTCAATCGACCGGACTTCTACTGTCATACCTTACGACCGGATGAAAG GTGGGGAGATCTCGGAGGGATTGTGACAGCGAACGGCAGGTTACAG ACGGGCGTTTTGAGGACGAACTGTGTGGATTGTCTGGACCGAACCAACACAGCCCAGTTCATGGTGGGCAAATGTGCTCTGGCGTATCAGCTGTACGCTCTTGGCCTGATAGACAGACCCAAACTTCAGTTTGATACAGACTGTGTCAG aTTGTTTGAGGAGTTATACGAGGACCATGGAGACACACTGTCTTTACAGTACGGAGGATCACAGCTCGTCCATCGAGTGAAGACGTATCGTAAGATCGCACCATGGACGCAACACTCCAAAGACATCATGCAGACGCTCTCACGTTACTATAGCAACGCCTTCTCAG atgcAGACAGACAGGATTCTATCAATCTGTTCCTGCAGGTGTTCCAGCCGTCTGAAAGTAAACCTCACCTCTGGGAACTGCCCACAGATTTCTATCTTCACCACAGTGATACCATGATTTTACCCCAGCACAGACACAG tTACACACACTGGTGGTCTGCTGATGTTCTGATGTTTCTTCCGTTACCATCGGATgaag gtcaGAATGAGGAGAACAGTAAGAAGGTGTCTGTGAGACGTGTGAACAGATTTGATGAGAGCATCGACATTTACAGCGAGTTCTTCAGTCCCTATGAGCTCACATCATTGGACGACATGTTCAGCATCACCATGACCAACTCCGCAAG ggAGTTCATGCCTAAGACCGTTGGGCTTGACCCGAGTCCATTCACTGTTCGCAAACCAGACGAGAGCGCAAAGTCAGTGCTGGG TAACAAGTCTAGTAAAGAGGAGACGGTGTTACAGAGAAAGACGGCGGCCAGCGCTCCACCTCCACCCAGTGAAGAGCAGATCTCCAGCAGTTCTGAAGATGAGTCTGAGGAAGATCGTGAAGATGACAACACCACCTCTCAACGCTCCACACCCATCAGACTGTCTGACCCCAGCGACAGCGTCCGGACACACGAG GATCCGCCGCAGCGTCTGACACCGGTGAGAGAGACTTATGGACTGAATCTGTCGGCGTTTCCTCCGGATGATGACGTCATTGTATATCGCAG atTCGCTCATCTGGGTCAGAATCAGCACAAGGTGGAGAGACATCAGGACAGCAAGAAATCAGAGCGCATCATCAACCt AGTTCCCGTGTCGTCTTTCTCATCAGCCAGTGTTTATGAGGTCTCCGCTCCAGACGTGGATGCTCGGAGTCGAGACGTTTTTCAGTCGCATGTGGAGATGGGCCGTGGTTGGGTCAGAACGCTGTGTCAGGAGGACGTCCTCATGTATCGTGAATACATCAGAAACAGATACATGTGA